A portion of the Adhaeribacter radiodurans genome contains these proteins:
- a CDS encoding LacI family DNA-binding transcriptional regulator: MYKPTTIKDIAKALGLSTSTVSRALRDSYEISEDTKRLVMDYAEKINYKPNPIALSLKERRSYSIGVIVCEVANSFFSQAINGIESIAYKKGYHVIISQSHDSYEREAINVQHLANRSVDGLLVSMSAETTDISHLQRLHEQGLPMVFFDRIVEEIQTHKVIVNNKKGAFEATEYLIKEGQTKIAHLANAPHLSITPERLEGYKMALQAYGLPFNEDYVQYCHHGGLIYEEVEDAVKKILQMPDKPDAIFVASDRLSTGCLTALRKFNPGNIHNLSIAGFSNSAVINLLQPSISYVHQPAFEMGQIAIEMLIQLIESNKPVKEFITRVLDTKFFPNKDLTEIKVDTIGS; encoded by the coding sequence ATGTACAAACCTACCACCATTAAAGATATTGCCAAAGCATTAGGATTATCTACTTCTACAGTTTCGCGAGCCCTCCGCGACAGCTACGAAATTAGCGAAGACACCAAGCGCCTGGTAATGGATTATGCCGAAAAAATAAATTACAAACCCAACCCGATTGCCCTAAGCTTAAAAGAAAGAAGAAGTTACTCAATTGGGGTAATTGTATGCGAAGTGGCCAATAGTTTCTTCTCGCAGGCCATAAATGGCATTGAGTCTATAGCCTATAAAAAAGGATACCACGTCATTATTTCGCAAAGCCATGATTCTTACGAGAGAGAAGCCATTAATGTACAGCACCTGGCAAATCGCTCGGTAGATGGCTTATTGGTTTCCATGTCGGCCGAAACAACGGATATATCCCACCTACAGCGGCTACACGAACAAGGGCTGCCGATGGTATTTTTTGACCGAATTGTGGAAGAAATACAAACCCATAAAGTAATAGTTAATAATAAAAAAGGCGCGTTTGAAGCTACTGAATACCTTATTAAGGAAGGCCAAACTAAAATTGCTCACCTGGCCAATGCACCCCATCTTTCCATTACTCCCGAACGACTGGAAGGCTATAAAATGGCCCTGCAGGCCTATGGCCTACCATTTAATGAAGATTATGTGCAATACTGCCACCACGGCGGCTTGATTTACGAAGAAGTAGAAGATGCCGTAAAAAAAATTCTGCAGATGCCGGATAAACCAGACGCTATTTTTGTGGCCAGCGACCGGCTCAGCACTGGCTGCCTGACGGCTCTCAGAAAGTTTAACCCCGGCAATATCCATAACCTCAGCATTGCTGGCTTTTCAAATTCGGCGGTAATTAACCTTTTACAACCTTCTATCAGTTATGTGCATCAGCCGGCTTTTGAAATGGGCCAGATTGCCATTGAAATGCTTATTCAGTTAATAGAGAGCAATAAACCGGTAAAAGAATTTATTACCAGGGTATTGGATACTAAGTTTTTCCCGAATAAGGACTTAACTGAAATAAAGGTAGATACCATAGGAAGTTAG
- a CDS encoding DUF1622 domain-containing protein, translated as MTAPAGFKPEASSLEEHIINAVQGLKLLVETVGAIIIGMGVLIALYYFIRALLPPKVDNFNKIRLVLARYLALALEFQLGADILSTAIAPSWDQIGKLGAIAVIRTALNYFLSLEMKEEQRETTGINKGQALISDLEKKKADQAG; from the coding sequence ATGACTGCACCCGCTGGGTTTAAACCGGAGGCCAGCTCCCTGGAAGAACACATCATTAATGCCGTTCAAGGATTAAAATTATTGGTGGAAACAGTAGGAGCAATCATCATTGGGATGGGAGTTTTAATCGCTCTGTATTATTTTATACGGGCTTTACTGCCGCCGAAAGTAGACAATTTTAATAAAATCCGGCTGGTGCTGGCTCGGTATCTGGCACTAGCCTTAGAATTTCAGTTAGGTGCGGATATTCTGTCCACGGCTATTGCTCCTTCCTGGGACCAGATAGGTAAATTGGGCGCCATTGCCGTGATTCGCACGGCCTTAAACTACTTTTTATCTTTGGAGATGAAAGAAGAACAAAGAGAGACGACAGGAATAAATAAGGGCCAAGCCCTGATCTCTGACCTGGAGAAAAAAAAAGCAGATCAAGCGGGTTAG
- a CDS encoding glycoside hydrolase family 28 protein: MDSDNKFFNRLSFFIGLIALFSTACQPQPIHSTATTPITPGVSQTNTTADLYAGVEFAMPRVKEPQIPENTVRITDFGAVGDGLTKNTHAFEKAIAAAVVKGGGKVVIPRGLWLTGPIVLSSNINLHAEAGAMVIFSKDFNDYPLVETSFEGLNTYRCQSPISGRNLENVAITGKGTFDGSGEAWRPVKKSKLTAAQWKTLVGSGGVLSDEGNTWYPTENSKNSDTKDNFNVPNFTRKEQFEAVKDFMRPVMISLISCKKVLLDGPTFQNSPAWNLHPLMCEDVTLRNLNVRNPWFSQNGDGLDLESCKNVVVHDNIFDVGDDAICFKSGKDKDGRERGMPTENVIVKNNVVYHGHGGFVVGSEMSGGVKNVHVSNCLFMGTDIGLRFKSTRGRGGVVENIWISNIDMINIPTEAISFNLFYGGNSPVLEADQNASIEARDEKLVPVTEETPSFRNIVLKNITVAGADKALVLQGLPEMNLQNVSLENATLKAKQGISAVDADGITLKNVKIITEQGPAITIYNSKNVEIKGLTYSDIKAPVVQVLGPKTQNINLEKEDFQNPNTQVAKGKDLNSKALVLR; this comes from the coding sequence ATGGATTCTGATAATAAATTTTTTAACCGGTTAAGCTTTTTTATTGGCCTTATTGCTTTATTTTCAACGGCCTGCCAGCCCCAACCCATTCATTCGACTGCCACTACTCCCATTACACCAGGAGTAAGCCAAACCAATACCACCGCTGATTTATACGCAGGGGTTGAATTTGCCATGCCCCGGGTAAAAGAACCACAAATTCCGGAAAATACCGTCCGTATTACTGATTTTGGCGCAGTAGGCGATGGTCTTACCAAAAACACCCATGCCTTTGAGAAAGCCATTGCTGCTGCCGTCGTCAAGGGTGGTGGCAAAGTAGTGATTCCGAGAGGTTTGTGGCTGACTGGACCTATTGTTTTGAGCAGCAATATTAACCTGCACGCCGAAGCTGGCGCCATGGTAATCTTCAGTAAAGATTTTAACGATTACCCCTTGGTAGAAACCAGTTTCGAAGGTTTAAATACTTACCGCTGCCAGTCACCAATATCGGGCCGTAACCTGGAAAACGTAGCTATTACTGGCAAAGGTACTTTTGATGGTTCCGGCGAAGCCTGGCGTCCGGTAAAAAAGAGCAAATTAACGGCTGCTCAATGGAAAACATTGGTAGGTTCTGGAGGAGTGTTAAGCGACGAAGGAAATACTTGGTACCCAACAGAAAATTCTAAAAACAGCGACACCAAAGATAACTTTAACGTGCCCAATTTTACCCGTAAAGAACAGTTCGAAGCAGTAAAAGATTTTATGCGGCCAGTAATGATAAGCCTGATTAGCTGCAAAAAGGTGTTGCTGGATGGCCCAACTTTCCAGAACTCACCCGCCTGGAACCTTCACCCCCTCATGTGTGAAGATGTCACCCTCCGTAACCTGAACGTGCGTAATCCCTGGTTTTCTCAAAACGGCGATGGCCTGGACCTGGAATCCTGCAAAAATGTGGTAGTACACGATAACATTTTTGACGTGGGGGATGATGCCATCTGTTTTAAATCTGGTAAAGACAAAGACGGCCGCGAGCGCGGCATGCCTACCGAGAATGTAATTGTAAAAAATAATGTGGTTTATCACGGTCACGGTGGTTTTGTAGTAGGCAGTGAAATGTCGGGCGGGGTAAAAAACGTGCACGTATCCAATTGTTTGTTTATGGGAACTGATATTGGTTTGCGGTTTAAAAGTACCCGTGGTCGGGGTGGGGTAGTGGAAAATATCTGGATTTCTAACATTGACATGATTAACATACCTACTGAAGCCATAAGCTTTAATTTGTTCTATGGCGGCAACTCCCCCGTACTGGAAGCCGACCAGAATGCCAGTATCGAAGCCCGCGACGAAAAATTAGTGCCGGTAACCGAAGAAACGCCCTCCTTTCGAAATATTGTTCTGAAAAATATTACCGTAGCCGGTGCCGATAAAGCATTGGTACTACAAGGCCTCCCCGAAATGAACTTGCAAAACGTAAGCCTGGAAAACGCTACCCTAAAAGCCAAACAAGGTATTTCTGCAGTAGATGCCGATGGCATAACCTTGAAAAATGTAAAAATAATCACAGAACAAGGTCCGGCCATTACCATTTATAACAGCAAGAATGTAGAGATTAAAGGCTTAACCTATTCGGATATAAAAGCACCGGTAGTGCAAGTACTAGGCCCTAAAACCCAGAATATAAACCTGGAAAAAGAAGATTTTCAAAACCCAAACACCCAGGTAGCCAAAGGAAAAGATTTGAACAGCAAAGCATTAGTATTAAGGTAA
- a CDS encoding HAD hydrolase family protein: MALTEEQKKLIQNFISQPTFRQHGGLLTDLDGTIVLQRNGKFIIPLEVQTGLNKLYQRNCPIILNTIRFPLSIIKTFAAVLYPLAQKPIPVISLNGSQWGYISLGENQEYRFTEAGAQPLKQADIQSCLANIQLLVQQQVPDIAVFYYPRDWTKGEIIWTSVETQVGEIAQSYPSASHVYSSSLAILENHLKAEDISMIFLLVKKDHLAGTFLQRNFQDFYTSTGVNKLTGAHAFVNQLGRTLKQFIGAGDTPMDVFLQETGAVIKVGNLPLDFECSGPLLPIETVPEMGEVFTQIAEACTVTNPSYQL, encoded by the coding sequence ATGGCGCTCACGGAAGAACAGAAAAAATTAATTCAGAATTTTATTAGCCAACCCACTTTCAGGCAACACGGCGGGCTCCTGACGGATTTAGATGGCACGATTGTCCTGCAACGAAACGGAAAATTTATTATCCCCCTAGAAGTACAAACCGGGTTAAACAAATTATACCAGCGTAATTGTCCCATTATCCTCAACACCATCCGCTTTCCCCTATCCATCATCAAAACTTTTGCGGCTGTATTGTATCCTCTTGCCCAAAAGCCGATTCCGGTCATTTCGTTAAACGGTAGTCAATGGGGCTATATCTCCTTAGGAGAAAACCAAGAATATCGTTTCACCGAGGCCGGAGCCCAACCCTTAAAACAGGCCGATATTCAGAGTTGTTTAGCCAATATCCAATTATTAGTGCAACAGCAGGTACCCGATATAGCTGTTTTTTACTACCCCCGGGATTGGACCAAAGGCGAAATTATCTGGACCTCAGTAGAAACCCAGGTAGGGGAGATAGCGCAATCCTATCCAAGCGCCTCCCATGTGTACAGTAGCAGCCTCGCTATTTTGGAAAACCATCTAAAAGCCGAAGATATTAGTATGATTTTTTTATTAGTAAAGAAAGATCATCTTGCCGGCACATTCCTCCAACGTAACTTCCAAGATTTTTACACATCCACTGGGGTAAACAAGCTCACCGGGGCGCATGCATTTGTCAACCAGTTGGGGCGTACCTTGAAGCAATTTATAGGGGCGGGCGACACCCCGATGGATGTATTTCTACAAGAAACCGGTGCAGTCATTAAGGTTGGAAACTTGCCTTTAGATTTCGAATGTTCAGGGCCTCTTTTGCCCATTGAAACAGTACCCGAGATGGGGGAAGTCTTTACCCAGATAGCGGAGGCTTGTACTGTTACAAACCCCAGCTACCAGTTATAA
- a CDS encoding AI-2E family transporter: MESFRNSPASKAAIFSFVSLLLIALFMLIWHTANFFLLVFGGILFSVLVSSLAYFLSHKTKIRYTISLLLVLVLLVGILGGTFWLLAPTVSEQAEELSKSLPQAFQNLKESLSQTSWGKQLLAGMPQKPGKFLSSHKDILGQLTGIFSSTLSVLANVVIVLITGIYLAANPGSYKKGFVQLFTPRYRHRLSQVLDQCYDTLSNWLLSRFISMVVVGVATGVGLALLGIPLPIVLAIIAAFLNFIPNLGPYLALIPALPLAYLQGSDQALYVFLLYMCIQTIEGYVLTPMLDKKLVSMPPALLLFGQVLLGILVGITGILLASPIIAVLLVLIKELYIKDYLEKRAGPGEA, from the coding sequence ATGGAAAGTTTCAGAAATTCTCCAGCCTCTAAAGCGGCCATTTTTAGCTTCGTGTCTCTGCTTCTTATTGCCTTATTTATGCTTATCTGGCACACGGCTAATTTCTTTTTGTTGGTTTTTGGAGGTATTCTCTTCAGTGTTTTAGTTAGCTCTTTAGCTTATTTTCTGAGCCACAAAACGAAGATCCGGTATACTATTTCTCTGCTATTAGTGCTGGTGTTGTTAGTCGGTATACTAGGTGGTACTTTTTGGTTATTAGCGCCTACAGTGAGCGAGCAGGCAGAAGAATTATCGAAATCTTTACCCCAAGCCTTTCAGAACTTGAAAGAAAGCCTTTCCCAAACCAGTTGGGGCAAGCAACTACTGGCAGGAATGCCGCAGAAACCAGGTAAATTCCTGTCCTCTCATAAAGACATTCTCGGGCAGTTAACCGGTATTTTCTCTTCTACTTTGAGTGTTTTGGCGAATGTCGTTATCGTCCTCATTACGGGCATTTACCTGGCGGCTAATCCGGGGAGCTACAAAAAAGGGTTTGTGCAACTATTTACCCCTAGGTACCGCCATCGCTTGAGCCAGGTCTTAGATCAATGTTATGATACGTTAAGTAATTGGTTATTAAGCCGATTTATTTCCATGGTGGTAGTAGGAGTAGCTACCGGGGTTGGCCTGGCTCTTTTAGGTATTCCCCTGCCGATTGTGCTGGCCATTATCGCTGCTTTTCTGAATTTTATTCCCAACCTAGGACCTTATCTGGCTTTGATCCCGGCCTTGCCCTTAGCTTATTTACAAGGTTCGGATCAAGCCCTATATGTATTTCTATTATATATGTGCATTCAAACGATAGAAGGATACGTGCTGACGCCCATGCTGGACAAAAAACTGGTATCGATGCCTCCCGCTTTGCTCTTATTCGGCCAAGTATTATTAGGCATTCTGGTAGGAATTACCGGTATATTATTGGCTTCTCCGATCATTGCGGTGCTGCTGGTACTCATCAAAGAACTCTACATTAAAGATTATCTGGAAAAGCGAGCAGGCCCTGGAGAGGCATAA
- a CDS encoding pectinesterase family protein, producing MKYLLLLGLNLLMAITSVAKQKYDFVVAQNGSGNFKTVQEAINAVPDFRKKITTIFIKNGTYREKLTLPTSKTLVTFIGEDVKKTILTFDDSAQKKNQFGEELGTTGSASFYIFANDFTAENITFANSAGPVGQAVAVRIDGDRVFFQNCRFLGNQDTLYTYGENSRQYYKNCYIEGTVDFIFGWSTAFFEDCQIFCKQTGFVTAAATMEGAKFGYVFKNCTITGSAIENSFYLGRPWRPHAQTVFIQCQLGKQINPEGWHNWDKPKAEKLAFYAEYQNTGPGANPETRVKWSKQLTDEEAKEYTREKVLGDWTPGTLYTAPPR from the coding sequence ATGAAATATTTACTCTTGCTGGGGCTAAATTTACTAATGGCAATAACTTCGGTGGCCAAGCAAAAGTACGATTTTGTGGTTGCTCAAAACGGCAGTGGTAATTTTAAAACCGTACAGGAAGCTATCAACGCGGTGCCGGATTTCCGGAAAAAAATTACGACCATCTTTATTAAAAACGGTACTTACAGAGAAAAATTAACGCTGCCTACTTCCAAAACGCTGGTTACCTTTATTGGAGAAGATGTAAAAAAGACCATTCTGACGTTTGATGATTCTGCTCAAAAAAAGAACCAATTTGGTGAGGAATTAGGCACCACCGGTTCTGCCAGCTTCTATATTTTTGCGAATGATTTCACCGCCGAAAATATCACCTTTGCAAATAGTGCCGGTCCGGTGGGGCAGGCGGTGGCCGTCAGGATTGATGGGGACCGGGTATTTTTTCAAAATTGTCGGTTCTTAGGTAACCAGGATACGCTTTATACTTACGGCGAGAACAGTCGCCAGTATTATAAAAACTGTTATATAGAAGGCACCGTTGATTTTATCTTTGGCTGGTCTACCGCCTTTTTCGAAGATTGCCAAATTTTCTGTAAACAGACCGGTTTTGTAACAGCGGCTGCTACGATGGAAGGAGCCAAATTCGGTTACGTTTTTAAAAACTGTACCATTACCGGCAGTGCCATTGAAAATTCTTTTTACTTGGGCCGGCCCTGGCGCCCACACGCTCAAACAGTATTTATTCAATGCCAATTAGGAAAGCAAATAAACCCCGAAGGATGGCACAACTGGGACAAACCCAAAGCCGAAAAATTAGCTTTTTACGCTGAATATCAAAACACCGGTCCTGGAGCTAATCCCGAGACCCGGGTAAAATGGTCTAAGCAGCTAACCGACGAAGAAGCCAAGGAATATACCCGCGAAAAAGTATTAGGCGACTGGACCCCAGGTACGCTATATACGGCTCCACCACGGTAG
- a CDS encoding potassium channel family protein, with translation MKHLSRKERLNKERTELLRHLQDLLEGPMVVLGFLWLVLLIMDLVKGLTPLLELLSSFIWVIFILDFGLKLLLAPSKTTFLKTNWLTVISLLIPALRILRLVRAFRLLSSLRAIRGLRLVKVIGSLNRGLKSLGTSMRRRGFGYVLASTLLVTLLGSGGMYAFEKEVASGFKGYGEALWWTLMLLSSLGSEYWPQTPEGRILCFLLALFGLAVFGYFTATLATYFIGRDAEDEAAEIAGTKQIENLQQEVAALRREIQILVEKQTGK, from the coding sequence ATGAAGCATTTATCCCGTAAAGAACGATTAAATAAAGAACGCACCGAGTTGCTGCGCCACTTACAAGATTTGCTGGAGGGTCCTATGGTTGTACTGGGATTTCTCTGGCTGGTTTTACTCATCATGGACCTGGTGAAAGGCCTAACTCCCTTATTGGAGTTGCTGAGTAGTTTTATATGGGTTATTTTTATCCTGGATTTTGGCTTAAAATTACTATTAGCCCCTTCCAAGACGACCTTCCTCAAAACCAATTGGCTCACAGTTATTTCTTTGCTCATTCCGGCTCTGCGTATTTTACGGTTGGTCCGTGCTTTTCGGCTTTTAAGCAGTTTAAGAGCCATTCGGGGGCTACGACTCGTCAAGGTGATTGGTTCGCTGAACCGCGGGCTCAAAAGCTTAGGGACGAGCATGCGTCGGCGGGGGTTTGGGTATGTATTAGCTTCCACCCTGCTGGTAACTTTATTAGGCTCCGGAGGGATGTACGCTTTTGAAAAGGAAGTGGCATCGGGCTTTAAAGGTTATGGGGAAGCTTTGTGGTGGACCCTGATGCTTTTATCTTCCTTAGGTAGTGAATACTGGCCGCAAACACCCGAGGGGCGCATCTTATGTTTTCTGCTCGCCCTGTTTGGCTTGGCGGTATTCGGCTACTTTACGGCTACCTTGGCCACCTACTTTATAGGCCGGGACGCCGAAGATGAAGCCGCCGAAATAGCGGGAACAAAACAAATAGAGAATTTACAACAAGAAGTAGCCGCTTTACGAAGAGAGATTCAAATCTTAGTAGAGAAACAAACGGGTAAATAA
- a CDS encoding sulfotransferase domain-containing protein has translation MQKLRQDFGERDTDIYVVTYPKSGTTLMQMLLYQMTTDGNMDFEHLYKVSPWCRFSAYFNQPMPSVGQRRIIKTHDPYQMLGGIQKGKFIFVLRDGLDVIASLHQHLLDYNNPQSDFSDLANRKMRDWFEYNKNWLENKAKLNILYLHYEDVITNKEQVIQTIATFLEIEMSEPLMERVLQKTSFDFMKKHETKFGEQPEPNKVYNNFIRNGKSGEGKQKFTEDQIIQYKSLSQEYQTESTLLERYFE, from the coding sequence ATGCAAAAACTAAGACAGGATTTTGGGGAGAGAGATACTGATATTTACGTAGTTACTTATCCCAAATCAGGCACCACTTTAATGCAGATGCTGCTCTATCAAATGACCACTGATGGGAACATGGATTTTGAGCATTTATATAAGGTATCGCCCTGGTGCCGTTTCTCCGCTTATTTCAACCAACCCATGCCCAGTGTGGGCCAACGAAGAATCATTAAAACCCATGACCCTTACCAAATGCTTGGTGGTATTCAAAAAGGAAAATTCATCTTTGTTTTGCGGGATGGGTTAGATGTCATCGCCTCCTTGCATCAGCACCTCCTAGATTACAATAATCCTCAATCCGATTTTTCTGATTTAGCTAATCGCAAGATGCGTGATTGGTTTGAATACAACAAAAACTGGCTGGAGAATAAAGCTAAATTAAACATCCTTTATCTGCATTATGAAGATGTAATCACCAACAAAGAGCAAGTTATTCAAACGATTGCTACGTTTTTGGAAATAGAAATGAGTGAACCATTAATGGAACGCGTACTGCAAAAAACGTCTTTCGATTTTATGAAAAAGCATGAAACCAAATTCGGCGAGCAACCCGAACCTAACAAGGTTTATAACAATTTTATTCGGAATGGGAAGTCGGGTGAGGGGAAGCAGAAGTTTACCGAGGATCAAATTATTCAATACAAAAGCCTATCGCAAGAGTACCAGACTGAGAGCACGTTGCTGGAGAGATACTTTGAGTAA
- a CDS encoding rhamnogalacturonan acetylesterase yields MKAIQNKSWGLSLLLLMAFTFPQQKKIKVYLIGDSTMAIKEPKAYPETGWGMPFIYFFDNSLEVDNRAKNGRSTKTFIAEGLWQPVADNLQEGDYVLIQFGHNDEVKTKKSYTTEEEFQNNLKRYVTETRRKKAIPILLTPVARRKFDESGKIEATHEVYSQLVRQVAQDQKVPLIDLDQKSQALLQQFGPETSKLLFLQLAPGEHPNYPAGKDDNTHFSELGARKMAQLVYAEIKNLNLELANRFVKPETK; encoded by the coding sequence ATGAAAGCCATACAAAATAAATCGTGGGGGTTGAGTCTGTTGCTTTTAATGGCATTCACCTTTCCGCAGCAAAAAAAGATAAAGGTTTATTTAATTGGCGATTCAACTATGGCGATTAAAGAACCAAAAGCTTATCCGGAAACCGGGTGGGGCATGCCCTTTATTTACTTTTTCGATAATTCGTTAGAAGTAGATAACCGCGCAAAGAACGGTCGCAGTACCAAAACTTTCATCGCCGAGGGTCTCTGGCAACCGGTAGCGGATAACCTGCAAGAAGGTGATTATGTGCTCATCCAGTTTGGCCATAACGATGAGGTTAAGACCAAAAAAAGCTATACCACCGAAGAAGAATTTCAGAATAACCTTAAGCGGTATGTAACTGAAACCCGCCGCAAAAAAGCCATTCCAATTCTGCTCACTCCGGTTGCCCGCCGTAAATTTGATGAAAGCGGAAAAATTGAAGCGACCCACGAGGTTTATTCCCAACTGGTGCGCCAAGTCGCCCAGGACCAGAAAGTACCTTTAATTGACTTGGACCAGAAAAGCCAAGCTTTATTGCAACAATTTGGGCCCGAGACTTCCAAGTTATTGTTTTTACAATTGGCACCCGGGGAACATCCCAATTATCCCGCCGGTAAAGACGATAATACCCATTTCAGCGAATTAGGTGCCCGTAAAATGGCGCAACTGGTGTACGCCGAAATAAAGAATTTGAACCTGGAATTAGCCAACCGGTTTGTAAAACCTGAAACCAAGTAA